In one Salvelinus fontinalis isolate EN_2023a chromosome 16, ASM2944872v1, whole genome shotgun sequence genomic region, the following are encoded:
- the LOC129813064 gene encoding ovarian cancer G-protein coupled receptor 1-like, which produces MSGMTMNMFKVESDYINCTISHEIHQYLFSGAYILVLLIGVPTNAFSLYHAWLQLRAKNELGVYLLNLTMSDLLYLASLPLWLQYIFQGDDWSQTEWLCQLCGFLLYENIYISIGFLCCISIDRYLAVVYPFHFTAFRSMRAATLASAFIWLKEIAVGVVFFRHKELSTDRTNQSICFEHYPMQPWEYPINYYRFSVGFLFPLGILSVSYFRVLRAVRKSTGTQSAQKTRIKHLVTSTIVIFLVCFSPYHVFLLLRTVFERDCPFIISIFNYYHFSLLLTSFNCVADPALYCFVSESAQQGIQQAQEACTQALCCSCHRGQHSPVTATTTGTDSNENGTTTITPLTQNQTI; this is translated from the coding sequence ATGTCTGGCATGACGATGAACATGTTTAAGGTTGAGTCGGACTACATTAACTGCACCATCAGCCATGAAATCCACCAGTACCTGTTCTCTGGAGCCTACATCCTGGTCCTTCTGATCGGCGTGCCCACCAACGCCTTCTCCCTCTACCACGCCTGGCTGCAGCTGAGAGCCAAGAACGAGCTGGGGGTCTACCTGCTCAACCTGACCATGTCGGACCTCCTCTACCTGGCCTCGTTGCCTCTCTGGCTGCAGTACATCTTCCAGGGAGATGACTGGAGCCAAACGGAGTGGCTGTGCCAACTGTGTGGCTTCCTGCTCTATGAAAACATCTATATTAGTATAGGGTTCTTATGTTGTATCTCTATAGACCGTTACCTGGCTGTGGTGTACCCGTTCCACTTCACAGCATTCCGGAGCATGCGAGCAGCTACATTGGCCAGCGCGTTCATCTGGCTGAAAGAGATTGCCGTGGGCGTGGTCTTTTTCAGACACAAGGAACTAAGCACTGACCGCACCAACCAATCGATTTGCTTTGAGCACTACCCCATGCAACCGTGGGAGTACCCAATTAACTACTACCGTTTCTCCGTTGGCTTCCTGTTCCCCCTGGGCATCCTGTCCGTGTCGTATTTCAGAGTCCTGCGGGCAGTCAGGAAGAGCACTGGCACTCAGAGCGCCCAGAAGACCCGTATCAAGCACCTGGTGACCAGCACCATTGTCATCTTCCTGGTATGTTTCTCTCCGTACCACGTGTTCCTGCTGCTGCGTACAGTCTTTGAGAGGGACTGCCCCTTCATCATCAGTATCTTCAACTACTATCACTTCTCCCTGCTGCTCACCAGCTTCAACTGTGTGGCCGACCCGGCGCTGTACTGCTTCGTCAGTGAGAGCGCCCAGCAGGGGATCCAGcaggcccaggaggcctgtaccCAGGCCCTCTGCTGCAGCTGCCACAGGGGACAGCACAGCCCTGTTACCGCCACCACCACGGGGACAGACTCCAACGAGAATGGGACAACAACCATCACACCGCTGACACAGAACCAGACGATCTAG